A region from the Sus scrofa isolate TJ Tabasco breed Duroc unplaced genomic scaffold, Sscrofa11.1 Contig793, whole genome shotgun sequence genome encodes:
- the LOC110259090 gene encoding LOW QUALITY PROTEIN: olfactory receptor 18-like (The sequence of the model RefSeq protein was modified relative to this genomic sequence to represent the inferred CDS: inserted 1 base in 1 codon), with product MLGNLLIILTVASDSHLHTPMYFFLSSLSLADMGFVSATIPKMIGNIQTHSRVISFADCLTQMSTFVLFGSMDDMLLSLMAYDRFGAICHPLHYLVIMHPRLCCFLVLMXFLVSLLDSQVHNWIVLRLTCFKDVKIPNFFCDPSQLLNLACSDIFTNNIIVYFVGAIFGFLPISGIFFSYCKILSSILRVPSLGQKYKAFSTCGSHLAVVCLFCGTGFGVYLSSTISHSLRKDAVASVMYTVVTPLLNPFIYSLKNRDIKRAMRRLLSQAI from the exons ATGTTGGGGAACCTACTCATCATCCTGACTGTCGCTTCTGACTCCCAccttcacacccccatgtacttcttcctctccagcctGTCCTTGGCTGACATGGGTTTTGTCTCTGCCACCATCCCCAAGATGATTGGGAACATCCAAACTCACAGCAGAGTCATCTCTTTTGCTGACTGCCTGACACAGATGTCTACTTTCGTCCTTTTCGGAAGCATGGATGATATGCTTCTGTCtctgatggcctatgacaggtttggGGCCATCTGTCATCCACTGCACTACCTGGTCATCATGCATCCACGCCTCTGCTGCTTCTTAGTTTTGA TCTTTTTGGTCAGCCTTTTGGACTCCCAGGTGCACAATTGGATTGTGTTACGACTTACCTGCTTCAAGGATGTGAAAATTCCtaatttcttctgtgaccctTCTCAACTCCTCAACCTTGCCTGTTCTGATATCTTCACCAATAACATTATTGTGTATTTTGTTGGTGCCATTTTTGGTTTTCTCCCTATATCAggaatctttttctcttactgtaaaattctttcctccattctgagagtGCCTTCATTAGGTCAGAAGTataaggccttctccacctgtggctctcacctggcagttgtttgcttattttgtgGAACAGGTTTTGGGGTGTATCTCAGCTCAACCATCTCACATTCTCTCAGGAAGGATGCAGTGGCCtcggtgatgtacactgtggtcaccccCCTGCTGAACCCCTTTATCTACAGTCTGAAGAACAGAGACATCAAAAGGGCCATGAGGAGGTTGCTCAGCCAAGCAATCTAA